A region of Periplaneta americana isolate PAMFEO1 chromosome 16, P.americana_PAMFEO1_priV1, whole genome shotgun sequence DNA encodes the following proteins:
- the LOC138691604 gene encoding zinc finger protein ZFP2-like isoform X4: protein MMSYYSKEYVGQGHALTSEVKFEEDPVPISSAVLKREPEERNFLDQQVTGSKEEYEDQSLNLTTEIKFEENPEPISFPIVKHELEERNILDQHVTGIKEEYVNQSSDLISEVKFEEDPVPISFPGVKREPEEEKRDMRTVIEKPRIDVTGDDNEVLTKRIAATNQRTVSSELGRLALEENEIVREIPRNSSSLGKPVRTREDDKQLELESSKICFSTAEKLNSHLSNDLGKESFKCDVCAKCFSNSHNLKTHKRLHTEENRFRCDVCGKFYAQSYYLKAHQRVHTASKPFKCDVCGKCFSILRYLKAHKRTHTYEKPYKCDVCGNSFSQLSSLRKHARVHTGGKPFKCDVCGKCFSQSGSLKTHEPLHTGEKPFKCDVCGMCFTKSSTLKVHVRVHTGEKPFTCDVCCKSFSHLNYMKTHKRLHSGEKPFTCDVCGKCFSRSSILKKHKKLHTGEKPFKCDICGKCFTLSIGLKNHERLHTGQKPFKCDVCCKSFSYLTSLKRHILRNHERQH from the exons ATGATGTCTTATTACTCCAAGGAATATGTGGGCCAGGGACACGCCCTCACATCTGAGGTGAAATTTGAGGAAGATCCCGTGCCAATTTCGTCCGCTGTATTGAAacgtgaacctgag gaacggaattTCTTAGATCAGCAAGTGACTGGTTCAAAGGAGGAATATGAGGACCAGAGCCTAAATCTCACAACAGAGATAAAATTTGAGGAAAATCCGGAGCCAATTTCGTTTCCTATAGTAAAACATGAACTTGAG gaacggaatATCTTGGATCAGCATGTGACTGGCATAAAAGAGGAATATGTGAACCAGAGCTCTGATCTCATATCAGAGGTAAAATTTGAGGAAGATCCGGTGCCTATTTCGTTCCCTGGGGTCAAACGAGAACCAGAG GAGGAGAAAAGGGACATGCGCACAGTGATTGAGAAGCCAAGAATAGATGTAACTGGAGATGACAACGAGGTTTTAACCAAAAG GATTGCAGCTACCAATCAGAGGACTGTATCATCAGAATTGGGCAGACTTGCTCTTGAAGAGAACGAGATTGTGCGCGAGATTCCCAGGAATTCAAGTTCCTTGGGAAAACCTGTGCGGACTCGTGAAGATGACAAACAATTGGAATTAGAATCCTCTAAAATATGTTTCTCAACTGCGGAAAAACTGAACAGTCATTTATCCAATGACTTAGGCAAGGAAagtttcaaatgcgatgtttgtgcgAAGTGTTTTTCGAACTCTCATAACCTAAAAACTCATAAACGCCTGCACACTGAGGAGAATCGTTTCAGatgtgatgtttgtggcaagTTTTACGCACAGTCGTATTACCTAAAAGCACATCAACGCGTGCACACTGCCtcgaaacctttcaaatgtgatgtttgtggtaagtgtttctctaTTTTGCGGTACTTGAAAGCTCATAAACGCACGCACACCTACGAAAAACCTTACAAGTGTGATGTGTGTGGTAATTCTTTCTCGCAGTTGAGTTCCCTGAGAAAGCATGCACGTGTGCACACAGGCGggaagcctttcaaatgtgatgtttgtgggaagtgtttctcTCAGTCGGGTTCGCTAAAAACCCATGAACCtctgcacacaggcgagaagcctttcaaatgtgacGTTTGTGGTATGTGCTTCACTAAGTCTAGTACTCTAAAAGTCCACGTACGTGTCCACACAGGTGAGAAACCTTTCACATGTGATGTTTGTTGTAAGTCTTTCTCTCATTTGAATTATATGAAAACGCATAAACGCCTGCACTCTGGCGAGAAGCCTTtcacatgtgatgtttgtggtaaatgctTTTCTCGGTCGAGTATCTTAAAAAAGCATAAAAAactgcacacaggcgagaaacctttcaaatgtgatatatGTGGTAAATGCTTCACTCTGTCGATTGGCCTAAAAAACCATGAACGGCTGCACACAGgccagaaacctttcaaatgtgatgtttgttgtAAGTCATTCTCGTATTTGACTTCTCTGAAAAGGCATATCCTAAGAAACCATGAACGGCAGCATTAA